TGCAGCGCCGAGTGGCTCTATGACCACCGCTACTGTGCCCGGGGCGAGATGGAGAACCGCATCAAGGAGCAGCAGTTCCTGTTCTCCGACCGCACCAGCTGCCACGAATGGTGGCCCAACCAGTACCGACTGCTGCTGTCGGGGTTGGCCTACCTGCTGCTGGAGCGGCTACGCCGGATTTACCTCAGGCGCACCGCCTTCGCCCAGGCCCAGGTCAACACCCTCCGCCTGAAGCTGCTGAAGATCGGCGCTGTCATCACCCGCAACACGCGCACGATTCGGCTGATGTTGAGCAGCCAGTACCCGGAGCAGGACCTCTTCCTGAAGCTGGCCAACAAGCTGGTGCCCGGATAGCGCCGCGGCGTGCTGTCCCCGGCACAGAAAACACATGGGGGTTGGGGGCAGTGCGTCCTGAGCGCAGAAAATTGATCAATAAATAGCCAATCTCAAGCCCGTAGCGCCATCGTCTTCACCGAGCCTGAGATCTGGGAGCGTCTGGTCGGCCCGGTGCAACATCCGGGCTAACGCACTGATTCTCTGCTAGTGACTCTCTCTGTGGCGGTTAGCCCCTTGCTTCACGAAGGCGCACTGTCACGAGATCATCATTGTCTAGACAACTGCCTTTAACCTGATGCCCCGACACTGATGCCATTCCCAAGAGGAGAGGCATCATGTCGATTCACAGCATCCTGGTCGATCGGGTCAGCAAGACCTTCGGCCAGCGCCCGGTCCTTCGCGACGTCGGCTTTTCGGTATCCCCCGGTGAGATGGTTGCCCTGGTAGGTCCCTCGGGTTCCGGCAAGTCCACCCTGATGCGCCATATGGCCGGCCTGACCCGTGCCAACCGCGACAGCCACAGCCGCATCCAGGTGCTCGGCCGCGACATTCAGCGCGCCGGCCGCCTGTCTCGCCGCACCCGCGAAGAGTGTTGCCGTACCGGCTACATCTTCCAGCAGTTCAACCTCGTCGGCCGCCTGAGCGTGCTCACCAATGTGTTGATCGGACGCCTGGGCAGCATGCCACGTGGCCGTTCCCTGCTGGGCCGCTTTACCGCCGCTGAAGTCGACCAGGCGCTGCGGGCCCTGGCCCGGGTCGGCATCGACGCCTTGGCCCATCAGCGCGCCAACACCCTCTCCGGCGGCCAGATGCAGCGCGTGGCCATCGCCCGCGTCTTGATGCAGGACGCCGACATCATCCTCGCCGACGAGCCGATCGCTTCGCTGGACCCGCGCAGCTCCCGCGAAGTGATGGAGATCCTGGCCCGCATCAACGCCGAGGATGGCCGCACCGTGCTGGTCACCCTGCATCAGGTGGAGGTGGCCCGCCGTTTCTGCCCGCGCACCATTGCGCTGAAGGAGGGCCGGCTCTATTTCGATGGCCCCACCAGCGATCTCACCGATGCGCGCCTCGAGGCGCTCTACGCCAACGCCGGCCTGGATGAGCTGCACGCCAGGCCGGCTCCCCAAGACATCGGCAACGCCATCGGGGCGTTGGGGTAGTGCCCCGCGCCCCGGCCACTCAAAACGTGACACACCACTGAATGCTTGCTTGCCCCCAAGGAGAATTGTCCATGTCCCGCTTCCCCCTGCGTCGTTTCGCGCTGCCGCTGGTCGTCGGCGCCAGCCTGTTCGCCAGCCAGCTGACCCTGGCCGACGAGGCTCTCAACTTCGGTATCATCTCCACCGAGTCCAGCCAGAACCAGGCCGACCAGTGGCAGCCCTTCCTCGACGACATGTCCCGCGAACTGGGCCGTGAGGTGAAGCCCTTCTTCGCCACCGACTATGCCGCGGTCATCCAGGCCATGCGCTTCGACAAGGTCGACCTGGCCTGGTACGGCAACAAGTCCGCCATGGAGGCCGTCGACCGTGCGGGTGGCGAGATCTTCGCCCAGACCGTGGCCCACAACGGTGCCCCGGGCTACTGGAGCCTGATGATCACCCACCGCGACAGCGACCTCGACAGCGTCGAGGAGATGCTGGAGCGCGCCGACGAGCTGGTGTTCGGCAACGGTGATCCCAACTCGACCCGCTGGTGTGGCGCACGAACCTGCCCGAAGAGCTCAAGGCCGACCTGAGCGAGTTCTTCTATTCCTACGGCGAGACCGACGCCCAGCGCGAGATCCTCGAGCCGCTGCAGTGGCTACGTTTCGACGAGTCGAGCAACGACCAGCTGCTGCCGATTCGCCAGCTCGAGCTCTTCAAGGAGCGTGCCCAGGTGGCCAAGGATGACAGCCTCTCCAGCGAGCGGCGCGATGCCCTGCTGGCGGAGCTGGATGCCCAGCTCGACGCCCTCAACCAGCGCATGGAAGAACTCCAGGCCAGCGCCGACGACGCGCCGGCCACCGCCATGGCCAGCCAGTAATCCTGACCGCCTTGCGTCATCACGAGGGGCCGCGCCGGCCCCTCATCGGGAGTCTCCATGAACATGCAACACGCTACCCTCGAGGCCCAGTTGCCACGGCGCCGCTGGAGCACGCTGATCGGTTGGGGCCTTACGCTGGCGGTGCTTGGCTGGGCCTGGCAGGGCGCCGAGATGCAGTCGGGCCAACTGGTCGCCAACGCCGGTAACATGGCCGAGCTCGCCGGCGACTTCATGCCGCCGAGCCTGGGCAACCTTGGCCACTACATCGACCAGATGCTGGTCACCATCCAGATCGCCATCTGGGGCACGCTGCTCGCGGTGATCTGCGCGGTGCCCTGTAGCCTGCTCTCGTCAGAAAACCTCGCCCCCTGGTGGATCCACCAGCCGATGCGGCGCCTGATGGATGCCTGTCGCGCCATCAACGAGCTGGTCTTCGCGATGCTCTTCGTGGTCGCCGTGGGCCTGGGGCCCTTCGCCGGCACCCTGGCGCTCTTCGTGCATACCACCGGGGTGCTCGCCAAGCTCTTCTCCGAGGCCGTGGAGGCCAGCGATGCCGGCCCCATGGAGGGCGTGCGGGTCACTGGGGCCGGGCGCATCGAAGAGATCATATTCGGGTTGATTCCCCAGGTGCTGCCGCTGTGGATCTCGGTGAGCCTCTACCGCTTCGAGTCCAACATCCGCTCGGCCACCGTGCTGGGCATGGTCGGCGGTGGCGGCATCGGCGTCGCGCTGTGGGAAACCATGCGCGGCTTCCAGTACACCGAGACCGCCACCATCCTGCTGGTGATCATCGTTGCCGTGACCCTGCTCGACATGATCTCGCAACAGGTTCGCAAGCGCTTCATCTGAAGCGCTTCTTTTCAGGAGCCGACATGTCTAGACAAGTGCTTCGCGAACCCCGCTACCAGGCCCTCGCCGACACCCTGGCCCAGGAGGTACGTACGCACTTCCAGCCCGGCGAATGGCTGCCCGGCGAGACCCACCTGGCCAGGCGTTTCGGCGTCAACCGCCACACCATACGCCGGGCGCTCGATGAGCTGGTGCGGGCAGGACTGGTGACTCGCCACCAGGGCCTCGGCACCCTGGTCGTCGACCGCCGCCTCGACTACGCGGTGAGTGCCGCCAGCAAGGTCACCCATCACCTGGCCGAGCGTGGCATCGCCTCGCGCACCGAGTGCCTGCACCAGGCCATGGCGCCGGCGCCGGAGGGCGTGGCCGTGCGCTTCGGCCTGGCCACGGATTCACCCCTGATCGCCGTCGACACCCTGCGCTGGGTGGATGAAATCCCGTTGATGCGCCTGCGCCACTGGTTCGATCCCGAGCGGGTGCCTGGCTGGCTTGAACGCTATCGCGGCGGCTCCACCCGGGCGCTGCTGGACCAGCACTACGGCCTGCGCCTGCACCGCCAGCGCGTGCGCATCGAGGCCAGCGGCGCCGAGCGCGACGACCAGCGGCTGCTGCGCTGTGCCAACCAGACCCCGCTGCTCCAGCTGACCAGCGACAACGTCGATGCCGACGGTGTGCTGGTCGAGGTCTCGATCAGCCGCGCCCGGGCCGACCGGCTCGCCTACCACATCGATTTCCCCGACTCACCGACCGACGAGGTGTCTTCATGACCTCTGCACGACGTCAGCGCATCCTCGCGCTGACTCCCTGTGAACGCCTGGCCGAGCAGTGGGCTCGGCTGGGGATCGCCCCCGACTACCGCTGCGTGCGCGGCCCCGAGGTGGGCATGGCCATGGTGCGTGGCCGCATCGGCGGCAGCGGCAATGCCTTCAACCTGGGCGAGATGACGCTGACCCGGGCCAGTGTCCAGTTGACCGACGAGGGTGGCAAGGCCGCCGCAGCCGACACGGCGCTGGGCCATGGCTGGGTGAAGGGGCGCGCTCCTCGTCATGCCGAGCTCATCGCCCTGGTGGACGCCTGTGCCCAACGCCGCGACTGGCAGGCCGCCATCGAGGAGGGGCTGGTGGCCCCGCTGGAGCAGGCGCTCGACGCCGAACGCCATGAACAGGCCCGGCGGGCCGCGGCGACCCGGGTCGATTTCTTCACCATGGTCAGGGGAGAGTAACCATGCGCTGGAACGCCTTCGACACCCCCGTGCACGACAGCCAGCGGGTCTATCGCCAGCTACTCTCGGCGATGGCCGAGCCCGGCACCCTCGCCGAGGTGAGCGGGGCCCCGCTGCCGCCGCCCGAGGCCGCCATCGGTACCGCCTGCTGGGCCACGCTGCTGACCCTGTGTGATCTCGACACCCGGGTCTGGGTGGCCCCCGAGCTCGATGCCGCCGGCATCAACGAGGCGCTGGCCTTCCACTCCGGGGCGCGCCTGACCGAGCGCGCCGATGAGG
The Halomonas sp. H10-9-1 DNA segment above includes these coding regions:
- the phnC gene encoding phosphonate ABC transporter ATP-binding protein, which gives rise to MSIHSILVDRVSKTFGQRPVLRDVGFSVSPGEMVALVGPSGSGKSTLMRHMAGLTRANRDSHSRIQVLGRDIQRAGRLSRRTREECCRTGYIFQQFNLVGRLSVLTNVLIGRLGSMPRGRSLLGRFTAAEVDQALRALARVGIDALAHQRANTLSGGQMQRVAIARVLMQDADIILADEPIASLDPRSSREVMEILARINAEDGRTVLVTLHQVEVARRFCPRTIALKEGRLYFDGPTSDLTDARLEALYANAGLDELHARPAPQDIGNAIGALG
- the phnD gene encoding phosphate/phosphite/phosphonate ABC transporter substrate-binding protein, with the protein product MSRFPLRRFALPLVVGASLFASQLTLADEALNFGIISTESSQNQADQWQPFLDDMSRELGREVKPFFATDYAAVIQAMRFDKVDLAWYGNKSAMEAVDRAGGEIFAQTVAHNGAPGYWSLMITHRDSDLDSVEEMLERADELVFGNGDPNSTRWCGARTCPKSSRPT
- the phnE gene encoding phosphonate ABC transporter, permease protein PhnE; translation: MNMQHATLEAQLPRRRWSTLIGWGLTLAVLGWAWQGAEMQSGQLVANAGNMAELAGDFMPPSLGNLGHYIDQMLVTIQIAIWGTLLAVICAVPCSLLSSENLAPWWIHQPMRRLMDACRAINELVFAMLFVVAVGLGPFAGTLALFVHTTGVLAKLFSEAVEASDAGPMEGVRVTGAGRIEEIIFGLIPQVLPLWISVSLYRFESNIRSATVLGMVGGGGIGVALWETMRGFQYTETATILLVIIVAVTLLDMISQQVRKRFI
- the phnF gene encoding phosphonate metabolism transcriptional regulator PhnF, producing MSRQVLREPRYQALADTLAQEVRTHFQPGEWLPGETHLARRFGVNRHTIRRALDELVRAGLVTRHQGLGTLVVDRRLDYAVSAASKVTHHLAERGIASRTECLHQAMAPAPEGVAVRFGLATDSPLIAVDTLRWVDEIPLMRLRHWFDPERVPGWLERYRGGSTRALLDQHYGLRLHRQRVRIEASGAERDDQRLLRCANQTPLLQLTSDNVDADGVLVEVSISRARADRLAYHIDFPDSPTDEVSS
- the phnG gene encoding phosphonate C-P lyase system protein PhnG — translated: MTSARRQRILALTPCERLAEQWARLGIAPDYRCVRGPEVGMAMVRGRIGGSGNAFNLGEMTLTRASVQLTDEGGKAAAADTALGHGWVKGRAPRHAELIALVDACAQRRDWQAAIEEGLVAPLEQALDAERHEQARRAAATRVDFFTMVRGE